A region of Candidatus Roizmanbacteria bacterium DNA encodes the following proteins:
- a CDS encoding type II secretion system protein, which produces MLKLRNNKGFTLIELLVVIGILAVLLAMIKSLGYEVYP; this is translated from the coding sequence ATGTTAAAACTTAGAAACAATAAAGGATTCACGCTTATTGAACTGTTGGTCGTAATCGGTATCCTTGCAGTCCTTTTGGCTATGATAAAATCCCTCGGCTATGAAGTCTACCCGTGA
- a CDS encoding LytR C-terminal domain-containing protein — translation MRAIVFVDRKGLYYFGGDAKNALSLTFPPTSVQDMEVISGEELSKVISDFVKANKLKPADVLLCFSSQCYFEKVIPEKTSPEEIETLRMDFTDNVPFNKVLSKPYTQGNTTVIVALNKEFAYAIKNVFESAGFTTQAIVPTFALYGQQSVTFSGQVGGQLMKHFNSLQQVSFPVKDEEPKNVDRDEKEFSTPKKQSNNRLYLLLGVFAVLIVILVAFYFYMQKKRAPKQISRQPIDITAPATVPILPSATPTTASPTATLKPDIPKEDIEIRVLNGSGIAGEADRVQDRLAEADFTNVTTGNAPTLDSEKTSIVFKPSVPRSYKDEITTMIKSLGYEVTTRENDELTSDVLITTYRQDEEE, via the coding sequence ATGCGCGCTATTGTTTTTGTCGACCGAAAAGGTTTGTATTACTTTGGTGGGGATGCAAAAAATGCTTTATCCCTCACCTTCCCTCCGACATCCGTGCAGGACATGGAAGTCATAAGCGGTGAAGAGCTTTCCAAAGTAATCAGTGATTTTGTGAAAGCCAACAAACTCAAGCCCGCTGACGTTCTTTTATGTTTCTCTTCTCAGTGTTATTTTGAAAAGGTAATACCTGAAAAAACATCTCCGGAAGAAATTGAAACGCTTCGCATGGATTTTACCGACAATGTTCCTTTTAATAAAGTTTTGAGCAAACCCTATACGCAAGGAAACACCACCGTAATCGTCGCACTGAATAAAGAATTTGCATACGCCATAAAGAACGTTTTTGAATCGGCTGGATTTACGACACAGGCGATAGTCCCGACTTTTGCTCTGTACGGACAGCAGTCAGTCACGTTCAGCGGGCAGGTCGGAGGTCAGCTTATGAAGCACTTCAACTCACTCCAGCAGGTCTCTTTTCCGGTCAAGGATGAAGAGCCGAAAAATGTTGACCGTGATGAAAAAGAATTCTCGACACCGAAAAAACAAAGCAATAACAGACTTTATTTGCTGTTGGGAGTTTTTGCTGTCCTGATTGTAATTCTTGTAGCTTTTTATTTTTATATGCAGAAAAAACGGGCACCGAAACAAATTTCAAGACAACCGATTGATATCACCGCACCGGCCACGGTACCGATACTCCCTTCCGCCACACCGACAACGGCGTCTCCTACCGCAACTCTTAAGCCGGATATCCCGAAAGAAGATATCGAGATCAGGGTACTGAACGGTTCAGGCATTGCAGGAGAAGCGGATCGGGTACAGGATCGCCTGGCTGAGGCTGATTTTACCAATGTCACGACAGGAAATGCTCCAACTCTTGATTCAGAAAAAACGTCAATCGTCTTCAAGCCGTCGGTTCCGAGATCCTATAAAGACGAAATTACAACCATGATAAAATCCCTCGGCTATGAAGTTACTACCCGTGAAAATGATGAACTCACGAGTGACGTCCTCATCACAACTTACAGGCAGGATGAAGAAGAGTGA
- a CDS encoding prepilin-type N-terminal cleavage/methylation domain-containing protein: MKSFFYQTHKKGGFTLVELLIFMALFSVVLVVLSSLFAATVQQQLENQGISATETDSTFIISRMQYDFDRAAAVIEPANPGDTSDTLILEIAGQEHVYELSGEILTLTTPADTYQMISPRSRVTSLSFTQIGNIDGNPTVQVQMAVTSVAENATGAETATIDTIFGIR, encoded by the coding sequence ATGAAATCATTTTTTTATCAAACACACAAAAAGGGAGGGTTTACACTCGTTGAGCTTTTGATTTTTATGGCATTATTTTCCGTAGTCCTTGTAGTTTTATCTTCCTTATTTGCCGCAACAGTGCAGCAACAGCTTGAGAATCAGGGAATTTCAGCTACAGAAACAGACTCAACCTTTATTATTTCCCGAATGCAATACGATTTTGACCGTGCCGCCGCTGTTATTGAGCCGGCAAATCCCGGAGACACATCCGATACCCTTATCCTGGAAATCGCCGGACAGGAGCACGTATATGAGTTGTCAGGTGAAATTCTGACATTGACCACTCCGGCTGACACCTATCAGATGATCAGTCCGCGCTCAAGAGTTACAAGTCTTTCGTTCACACAGATCGGAAACATTGACGGTAATCCTACCGTTCAGGTACAAATGGCTGTGACAAGTGTCGCAGAAAATGCAACCGGAGCGGAAACAGCAACTATTGATACCATTTTCGGCATCAGATAA
- a CDS encoding prepilin-type N-terminal cleavage/methylation domain-containing protein — MQKGQSLIEILIVMALMAMLLPVLIGSLITSREGRPQQQKRAIAAQKLQETKEALRSIRESGWSNIQDNGTYHTVSDGTSWSLAPDPITENSITTQVEISSVLRDSSNTIVSSGGTIDPSTKRVVISISWNEPIPTSIDTTMYMTRYLDNATYIQTTEADFNTGEHNGTVVTNTSGGEVILGLGGRGDWCQPSTSIVNELDLPGSGNAKDVKAYEGKAFTGTHQGSGGSFVEVAIDNNYPPNASIESILTGYETNDVFIDGNYAYAATGDVSRDVIIIDLTTMQEVGYFNDTSWFGTAQGVYVRDNVGYVTIGFNLHTFDLSSKTGSRPELDRVMLAFFATGYRLAVVNGYAYVALDYGSSELRVVDVRNPSNIRNVAYANVNGQRGQEVWVNETGTRAYLATSSSGSQDELFIINTSNKSGSMPVISSYNASGMSPTGVAMGTGNKIILVGTGGEEYQVIDVTNENSPTKCGGAQVDSGIYGVSTVLESDGDAYSYIVTRDPAAEFKTIVGGPGFSYASSGIYESATFDVGYSTAFNRFIPQDVLPPNTNIQYQVAITDGVSGSCSGAVFDFVGPDGTPSTFYTSDDLIPFDDDSAGFENPGRCFRYRSYLETSDSSSTPVFEEAVVNYSP; from the coding sequence ATGCAAAAAGGACAATCACTCATAGAAATACTTATTGTTATGGCTCTCATGGCCATGCTTCTCCCTGTATTGATCGGCTCTCTCATAACTTCCCGTGAAGGCAGACCGCAGCAGCAAAAAAGGGCAATTGCGGCACAAAAACTGCAGGAAACAAAAGAGGCGCTAAGGAGTATCCGCGAATCAGGTTGGAGCAATATTCAGGACAACGGGACATATCACACCGTATCAGACGGCACCAGTTGGTCTTTAGCTCCGGATCCGATTACTGAAAACAGCATAACGACACAAGTTGAAATTTCTTCCGTGCTTCGCGATTCTTCAAATACAATTGTGAGCTCAGGAGGGACTATTGATCCTTCCACGAAACGGGTAGTCATTTCCATTTCCTGGAATGAACCGATCCCGACTTCTATTGACACGACTATGTACATGACCCGCTACCTTGATAATGCGACATATATTCAGACGACGGAAGCTGATTTTAATACAGGAGAGCACAACGGAACAGTCGTCACCAACACAAGCGGAGGAGAAGTAATCCTCGGACTCGGCGGTCGGGGCGACTGGTGCCAGCCAAGCACATCAATTGTCAACGAACTTGATCTCCCCGGAAGCGGCAATGCAAAAGACGTAAAAGCCTATGAAGGAAAGGCATTTACCGGAACCCATCAGGGAAGCGGCGGATCATTTGTAGAAGTTGCAATTGATAACAATTATCCGCCGAATGCTTCGATTGAATCGATACTCACCGGCTATGAGACAAACGATGTTTTTATAGACGGTAACTATGCGTATGCGGCAACCGGGGATGTGAGCCGGGATGTCATTATCATTGATCTGACAACGATGCAGGAAGTCGGGTACTTCAATGACACATCTTGGTTCGGGACTGCACAGGGAGTATATGTAAGAGACAATGTCGGGTACGTCACAATTGGATTTAATCTGCATACTTTTGATCTATCAAGCAAGACCGGATCACGTCCTGAGCTTGACCGTGTGATGCTGGCTTTCTTTGCAACCGGATACCGGCTGGCTGTCGTGAACGGATACGCGTATGTTGCTCTCGATTATGGCTCTTCAGAACTCCGTGTCGTTGATGTCCGGAATCCGAGTAATATCCGGAATGTGGCATATGCAAACGTAAACGGACAACGCGGACAGGAAGTATGGGTAAACGAAACGGGAACCCGGGCATATCTTGCGACAAGCAGCTCCGGAAGTCAGGATGAACTTTTTATCATAAATACCAGTAATAAAAGCGGGTCTATGCCGGTCATCAGCTCATATAATGCAAGCGGCATGAGTCCGACAGGAGTTGCTATGGGAACAGGCAATAAAATTATTCTGGTCGGGACAGGAGGAGAAGAGTATCAGGTTATTGACGTAACGAATGAAAACAGTCCTACAAAGTGCGGCGGCGCTCAAGTCGACAGCGGGATTTACGGAGTATCCACGGTACTTGAAAGTGACGGGGATGCGTATTCGTATATCGTAACCCGTGATCCTGCCGCGGAATTTAAAACTATTGTCGGCGGTCCCGGATTCAGTTATGCATCATCAGGAATATACGAATCCGCAACCTTCGACGTCGGATATTCGACGGCATTTAATCGGTTTATCCCGCAGGATGTTTTGCCTCCGAATACCAACATTCAATATCAGGTGGCGATTACTGACGGTGTAAGCGGAAGCTGCAGCGGTGCGGTATTTGATTTCGTGGGACCGGACGGGACACCAAGCACTTTCTATACTTCAGACGATCTGATACCTTTTGACGATGATAGTGCGGGATTTGAGAACCCGGGCAGGTGCTTCAGGTACCGTTCGTATCTTGAAACATCAGACTCATCATCCACACCCGTTTTTGAAGAAGCCGTAGTTAACTATTCACCATAA
- a CDS encoding type II secretion system protein: MNNHLKQQGFTLIELGIVLAIMAIMLTLAIVSLSGVQQQAYSSKSLEILLSDIKLQQTKAMNGASDDGNTYRYGIHFETNTYTLFQGDTYTPSDSRNFTVTLDGQLAFNNITFPDSQIVFEKGSGEIVGFTAGNNSFGLSDGTIIGLNALGVFTQLP; the protein is encoded by the coding sequence ATGAATAATCACCTGAAACAACAAGGCTTCACCCTGATAGAACTGGGCATCGTTTTGGCAATCATGGCAATCATGTTGACTCTGGCAATTGTCAGTCTATCAGGTGTACAGCAGCAGGCATATTCAAGCAAATCACTCGAAATTCTGCTTTCAGATATCAAACTCCAACAGACAAAAGCGATGAACGGTGCATCGGATGACGGAAACACCTATCGATACGGAATCCATTTTGAAACAAATACTTATACTTTATTTCAGGGTGACACCTACACGCCTTCAGACAGCAGAAATTTTACGGTAACACTCGACGGACAACTTGCTTTCAACAATATTACGTTCCCGGACTCCCAAATTGTTTTTGAAAAAGGGAGCGGTGAAATTGTGGGATTCACCGCGGGAAACAACAGCTTCGGCTTATCAGACGGGACAATAATCGGTTTAAACGCTTTGGGAGTTTTCACACAATTACCCTAA
- a CDS encoding type II secretion system F family protein — translation MDTKKLSLQTKDKIALFDNLSTMLAAGISILEAVDSLLEDSKGNQKKLLSELRQDLTQGKQVYASFARFPNTFDKVTVNIIRASEEAGTLDVALKDIKKHVQNEMEFLDKIRSAMIYPIVIMVVFFLVMLLILIFVMPKLASVFGRMDVELPLPTKILMFMSDLIIHNTLALIVGVVLLILGFIVLYIKKRAFVLRIFFSFPLISGLIKQIDIARFTRSMALLLSSGLTITNALELCEEIVWRRDMQKLVAHTQKSVLSGKRFAEGIRDGKGLVPMIVIKLVEAGEKTGSLDKAMQDVSEHMDYEVQRSLNTLTTLLEPVMLLFIGVVVGGMMLSIIAPIYSLIGQVGAR, via the coding sequence ATGGATACTAAAAAATTATCACTCCAGACAAAAGATAAAATCGCGCTTTTTGATAATTTATCAACGATGCTGGCTGCCGGAATCTCAATCCTGGAGGCGGTTGATTCACTTTTGGAGGATTCCAAGGGGAATCAAAAGAAATTGTTATCTGAACTGCGTCAGGATTTAACTCAGGGGAAACAGGTGTATGCCTCTTTTGCCCGTTTCCCGAATACCTTCGACAAAGTAACGGTCAATATCATCCGTGCTTCAGAGGAAGCCGGGACTCTTGACGTTGCATTAAAGGATATCAAAAAGCATGTCCAGAACGAGATGGAATTTTTGGATAAAATCAGGTCGGCAATGATTTATCCGATTGTAATCATGGTAGTATTTTTTCTCGTGATGCTTCTTATTCTGATTTTTGTTATGCCGAAACTGGCATCCGTATTCGGACGTATGGATGTGGAACTTCCTCTTCCGACAAAGATACTCATGTTCATGTCGGACCTGATCATTCACAACACACTTGCCCTGATTGTGGGAGTGGTATTACTCATTCTCGGATTTATCGTACTTTATATCAAGAAACGGGCATTTGTATTGCGGATATTTTTCTCATTTCCCCTTATCTCAGGCCTGATCAAGCAGATTGATATTGCACGTTTTACCAGAAGTATGGCATTGCTGCTTTCTTCGGGACTTACCATAACTAATGCATTGGAACTGTGTGAAGAAATAGTCTGGAGACGGGATATGCAGAAACTGGTAGCGCATACCCAAAAATCCGTACTTTCAGGAAAAAGATTCGCAGAAGGTATCCGGGACGGCAAAGGATTAGTCCCGATGATTGTTATCAAATTGGTCGAAGCAGGAGAAAAAACGGGATCACTCGACAAGGCAATGCAGGATGTTTCGGAACATATGGATTATGAAGTGCAGAGATCTTTAAATACGCTTACTACTCTTCTTGAGCCTGTCATGCTGCTTTTTATCGGGGTAGTCGTCGGAGGAATGATGCTCTCTATCATAGCCCCTATCTACAGCCTGATCGGACAAGTAGGGGCACGATAA
- a CDS encoding type II/IV secretion system protein: MLLKEEELKELLKSINILDDAKIKLVEQYTKDAHTDFTDALLQMNIISDEKLGITIANHLKIPFVSLAKISIAEDVFHIVPEKIARKKKVIAFARDQSGIKLAMADPRDKEIIDMVSHKTQAKIIPHLATERDILNTFYIFKKDLQKAFDKLLGDAKEKKSSHDVSVSKIVDLILETAFYDKVSDIHIEPQEENALVRYRIDGILHDVVTYPKYLHERIITRIKVLSQLRTDEHMSPQDGKMRFEIEDSYLDLRVSIIPIVNGEKSVLRLLSTQNRSITLTDLGMSDEDLEKVSRAYTKSYGMILATGPTGSGKSTSIYAILKVLNTRSKNITTIEDPVEYRIEGVNQIQVNKKANLTFASGLRSILRQDPNIILVGEIRDSETASIAVNAALTGHLVVSTLHTNDAATALPRLMDMKIEPFLVASTVNVIIAQRLVRKICEMCKTKVDVSYDDFSKNIPPELIKQHFGTKKDIHIYKGAGCDICHSTGYMGRLAVFEVLEVTKPVRELILKKADSDVIMQQAKKDGMLTMLDDGLAKVAEGRTTIEEVLRVTKIEAM; encoded by the coding sequence ATGCTTCTCAAAGAAGAAGAGCTGAAAGAGCTTCTCAAATCAATAAATATTCTTGACGATGCCAAAATAAAATTGGTTGAGCAATATACCAAGGATGCTCATACGGATTTTACGGATGCACTTCTTCAGATGAATATCATTTCAGATGAAAAGCTCGGAATCACAATTGCCAATCATCTGAAGATCCCGTTTGTCTCACTTGCCAAGATTTCTATTGCTGAGGATGTTTTCCATATCGTTCCGGAAAAAATCGCCCGAAAGAAAAAAGTTATCGCTTTTGCACGCGATCAATCAGGGATCAAACTCGCAATGGCAGATCCGCGGGACAAAGAAATCATAGACATGGTTTCTCACAAAACTCAGGCAAAAATTATTCCTCACCTTGCGACGGAACGGGATATTCTGAATACCTTTTATATTTTTAAAAAGGATCTCCAGAAAGCATTTGATAAACTCCTCGGTGATGCGAAAGAAAAAAAATCAAGCCATGATGTTTCCGTTTCAAAAATCGTTGATCTTATTCTTGAAACCGCTTTTTATGACAAAGTCTCAGATATTCATATCGAACCTCAGGAAGAGAATGCTCTTGTCAGATACCGTATTGACGGAATTTTACATGACGTGGTGACGTATCCGAAATATCTGCATGAACGAATCATTACCCGCATAAAGGTCCTGTCACAGCTTCGTACAGACGAGCACATGAGCCCGCAGGACGGAAAGATGAGATTCGAGATTGAAGACAGTTATCTTGATCTTCGCGTCTCAATCATCCCGATCGTAAACGGTGAGAAATCAGTACTCCGCTTGCTTTCCACCCAAAACAGGTCGATTACCCTGACTGATCTTGGCATGAGCGATGAAGATCTGGAGAAAGTCAGCCGGGCATATACAAAATCTTACGGCATGATTTTGGCAACCGGTCCGACGGGATCAGGAAAATCTACATCCATTTATGCCATTTTAAAAGTCTTAAATACTCGATCAAAAAACATTACAACGATTGAAGATCCTGTTGAGTACCGCATCGAAGGCGTCAATCAGATTCAGGTAAATAAGAAAGCAAATCTTACCTTTGCAAGCGGACTGAGATCTATTTTGCGGCAGGATCCGAACATCATCCTCGTCGGAGAAATCCGGGATTCGGAAACCGCAAGTATTGCCGTTAATGCAGCTCTGACAGGTCACTTGGTGGTATCTACACTTCACACCAATGATGCGGCAACGGCACTGCCCCGCCTGATGGATATGAAAATTGAGCCTTTTTTGGTAGCTTCAACTGTCAATGTCATCATCGCTCAGCGTCTGGTCAGAAAAATCTGCGAAATGTGCAAGACAAAAGTAGATGTCTCTTATGATGATTTCAGTAAAAACATACCGCCCGAGCTCATCAAACAACATTTCGGAACGAAAAAAGATATTCATATCTACAAAGGTGCCGGTTGTGATATCTGTCATTCGACAGGATACATGGGACGACTGGCCGTGTTTGAAGTGCTGGAAGTTACAAAGCCGGTACGTGAACTGATTTTGAAGAAGGCTGATTCCGATGTCATTATGCAGCAGGCTAAAAAAGACGGAATGCTCACCATGCTTGATGACGGACTTGCCAAAGTCGCTGAAGGACGGACGACTATAGAAGAAGTACTTCGCGTCACCAAAATCGAAGCTATGTAA